Sequence from the Nitrosospira multiformis genome:
TCAGCGGTTGACCGCTCTCATCTGTCAATTAAATTTTCCATCAATTTCTACGCTGCCTGATCTTCATCTTTTTGATGAGCGCGCTAAAAGACGGATTTAGGATTATAAAGGGATGTAGCACATATCGTGCACCTCAAAATGAATCTCGGCTTACAGTAGCTTATGTGGGTCGTAATAATAAAAAACCCCACCGTAGCGGGGTTTTTTATTGTGCTTCATTTCCAATAAGACCGGTACGGCAAAATGCTACATATCCATGCCGCCCATGCCGCCCATGCCACCCATGCCGCCCATGCCACCCATACCACCGCCTCCGCCGGATTCTTCCTTCGGCGATTCTGCCACCAGAGCGTCAGTGGTAAGCATCAAGCTCGCCACAGAAGCGGCGTGCTGCAGGGCATAGCGCGTAACCTTGGTAGGATCCAGAACGCCCATTTCCACCATGTCGCCATACTCGCTGGTGGCGGCGTTGTAACCGAAATTACCCTTGCCTTCCAATACCTTGTTGATGACTACCGAAGGCTCATCACCGCAATTGGCAACAATCTGGCGTAACGGCTCTTCCAGTGCCCGCAGAACGATCTTGATCCCTGCATCCTGATCATGGTTGTCGCCTTTGAGGTTGGCTACCGCGGCCCGGGTGCGCAACAATGCCACACCACCCCCGGGAACAATACCCTCTTCCACTGCGGCGCGAGTGGCGTGCAGCGCGTCTTCCACACGCGCTTTCTTCTCTTTCATTTCCACTTCGGTGGCTGCACCGACCTTGATCAGCGCTACTCCGCCAGCCAGCTTGGCCACACGCTCCTGCAATTTTTCCTTGTCGTAGTCGCTGGAAGCTTCTTCGATTTGATTGCGAACCTGCTTGACACGGCTTTCGATGTTTGCGGCATCTCCAGCGCCATCAATGACGGTGGTTTCTTCCTTGCCAACTTCAATGCGCTTGGCTTGTCCCAACTCCTTGAGGGTTGCTTTCTCCAGCGACAAACCCACTTCTTCGGCAATCACTGTGCCGCCCGTGAGAATGGCGATGTCTTCAAGCATGGCTTTACGGCGATCACCGAAGCCAGGCGCCTTGACTGCGCAGGTTTTCAGGATGCCACGGATATTATTCACCACCAGGGTCGCAAGAGCCTCGCCATCCACGTCTTCAGCGATGATCAGCAGTGGCTTACCGGCTTTGGCCACCAGTTCCAGGACCGGCAGCAATTCGCGAATATTGGAAATTTTCTTGTCGTGCAGCAAGACGAAGGGATTTTCCAGCAATGCGATCTGTCTGTCGGGATTGTTGATGAAATACGGTGAAAGATAACCACGATCGAACTGCATACCTTCGACGACTTCCAGCTCATTTTGCAAACCGGAGCCATCTTCCACTGTAATGACGCCTTCCTTACCCACTTTTTCCATCGCATCGGCAATGATCTTGCCAATTTCCGGATCTGAATTGGCGGAAATACTTCCTACCTGCGCGATTTCCTTGCCGGTGGTACAGGGCTTGGAAAGCTTTTTGAGTTCTTCAACCGTTGCGACAACGGCTTTATCAATGCCACGCTTCAGGTCCATGGGGTTCATCCCGGCGGCGACATACTTCATGCCTTCCTTGACGATGGACTGTGCCAGAACAGTGGCAGTGGTGGTGCCGTCGCCCGCGACATCAGACGTCTTGCTGGCCACTTCCTTCACCATTTGCGCGCCCATATTCTCGAACTTGTCCTTCAGTTCAATTTCTTTCGCTACCGAAACACCATCCTTGGTAATGGTGGGCGCGCCATAGGAGCGCTCCAGCACCACATTGCGGCCTTTAGGCCCAAGGGTAACTTTAACCGCATCGGCCAGAATGTTGACGCCGGCCACCATTTTGTGGCGGGCTGAATCGCCAAATTTCACTTCTTTCGCTGCCATAATCTCTTTCTCCTAATTTCCAGAAAATATTGTAAATTAACCTTCGACGACACCCATGATGTCCTCTTCGCGCATCACCAGGAGTTCTTCTCCCATGACCTTAACCGTCTGCCCGGAGTATTTACCAAATAGCACCTTGTCGCCAACCTTAACATCCAGCGGACGGACCTTGCCATCGTCGCCAACCTT
This genomic interval carries:
- the groL gene encoding chaperonin GroEL (60 kDa chaperone family; promotes refolding of misfolded polypeptides especially under stressful conditions; forms two stacked rings of heptamers to form a barrel-shaped 14mer; ends can be capped by GroES; misfolded proteins enter the barrel where they are refolded when GroES binds), with the translated sequence MAAKEVKFGDSARHKMVAGVNILADAVKVTLGPKGRNVVLERSYGAPTITKDGVSVAKEIELKDKFENMGAQMVKEVASKTSDVAGDGTTTATVLAQSIVKEGMKYVAAGMNPMDLKRGIDKAVVATVEELKKLSKPCTTGKEIAQVGSISANSDPEIGKIIADAMEKVGKEGVITVEDGSGLQNELEVVEGMQFDRGYLSPYFINNPDRQIALLENPFVLLHDKKISNIRELLPVLELVAKAGKPLLIIAEDVDGEALATLVVNNIRGILKTCAVKAPGFGDRRKAMLEDIAILTGGTVIAEEVGLSLEKATLKELGQAKRIEVGKEETTVIDGAGDAANIESRVKQVRNQIEEASSDYDKEKLQERVAKLAGGVALIKVGAATEVEMKEKKARVEDALHATRAAVEEGIVPGGGVALLRTRAAVANLKGDNHDQDAGIKIVLRALEEPLRQIVANCGDEPSVVINKVLEGKGNFGYNAATSEYGDMVEMGVLDPTKVTRYALQHAASVASLMLTTDALVAESPKEESGGGGGMGGMGGMGGMGGMGGMDM
- the groES gene encoding co-chaperone GroES, translating into MQIRPLHDRVIVKRLEEERKTASGIVIPDSAAEKPDQGEIIAVGNGKVGDDGKVRPLDVKVGDKVLFGKYSGQTVKVMGEELLVMREEDIMGVVEG